The proteins below come from a single Tribolium castaneum strain GA2 chromosome 9, icTriCast1.1, whole genome shotgun sequence genomic window:
- the LOC662960 gene encoding protein Fe65 homolog isoform X1, whose product MLCGEFHKAPLGFYVNFASLSDSRSPYSSLLTLVQSMAALTAHAAHEEEDIFLENGLLSYENPNYHLDPTRIDDALNSNTNLYEDIYQELDDICNIGHSIKEPGRKAYAALDIGTMGVDITSGPLTNINDNKRSNERNGNAYVMDNSEKRATRENISEKTAKNNKDNQEKGVPHIPGQLNNDLYAVPVKKKNQKCAEEIEIYSPDKESADDTDLPPGWEKHEDNDGPYYWHIKSGTIQREVPVLPESEKPKKLDSKHNINKENDVLMMTFENSIGSVTRSSTSSALDLESEDRKRKNDLTFKRRSYPSKPEQESRERPIRFAVRSLGWVEIAEEDLTPERSSKAVNKCIVDLSVGKNDLLDVVGRWGDGKDLFMDLDEGALKLIDPENLTVLNTQPIHTIRVWGVGRDNGRDFAYVARDRSTRKHMCHVFRCDMPARTIANTLRDICKKIMIERSLQQNLAKPIDINGRTLATRPTNLPTEHRRLTRNGQSLVTQSFPTPMEEPKKVLRAQYLGTTQVSQATGMEVLNEAIDRLVATVPPEQWQCVNVAVAPSMISIQCPSDDRLIAECRVRYLSFLGIGKIIKHCAFVMHTAQDTFVAHVFYCEPSSGALCKTIEAACKLRYQKCLDAHPQGLERNNSNLHTPGKSIGAALKSIVGSLTGRKSRSSDS is encoded by the exons ATGTTGTGTGGCGAGTTCCACAAAGCGCCTCTCGGTTTCTACGTAAATTTTGCGAGCCTTTCGGATTCCCGTAGTCCGTATTCGTCTTTGCTTACTCTAGTCCAGAGCATGGCAGCTTTAACGGCTCATGCAGCGCACGAAGAAGAGGATATATTTCTCG aAAACGGTCTTTTAAGCTACGAAAATCCAAACTATCATTTGGACCCGACGCGTATCGACGATGCTCTAAATTCAAACACGAATCTCTACGAGGATATTTATCAGGAGTTGGATGATATTTGCAATATCGGGCACAGTATCAAGGAGCCTGGGCGGAAGGCGTACGCTGCCTTGGATATCGGCACCATGGGGGTGGACATCACGAGCGGGCCCTTGACGAACATCAATGACAATAAAAG GAGTAATGAACGCAATGGAAATGCATACGTCATGGATAACAGCGAAAAAAGAGCAACGCGAGAAAA CATTAGCGAGAAGACGGCGAAGAACAACAAGGACAATCAGGAGAAGGGCGTGCCACACATACCCGGCCAGCTTAATAATGATTTATATGCCGTTCCGGTGAAGAAAAAGAATCAAAAATGTGCGGAAGAAATTGAGATATACTCGCCCGATAAAGAGAGCGCCGACGATACTGATTTACCTCCCGGCTGGGAGAAGCACGAAG ACAATGATGGCCCCTACTATTGGCACATAAAGAGCGGAACGATCCAGCGCGAGGTCCCAGTGCTACCCGAGAGcgaaaaaccgaaaaaactCGACTCGAAACACAACATTAATAAAGAAAACGATGTTTTAATGATGACTTTTGAGAACAGCATCGGCTCCGTCACCAGAAGTAGCACCAGCTCGGCCCTGGACCTCGAGTCGGAGGACCGCAAGCGGAAAAATGATCTGACTTTTAA ACGGCGAAGTTACCCTTCGAAGCCTGAGCAAGAGTCACGCGAGCGACCAATCCGATTCGCGGTTCGGTCTTTGGGCTGGGTTGAAATCGCCGAAGAGGATTTGACTCCGGAGAGGAGTAGTAAagctgtaaataaatgtattgTTGATTTATCGGTTGGAAAGAATGACCTTTTGGATGTTGTGGGCCGATGGGGAGAT GGTAAGGATTTGTTCATGGATTTGGACGAGGGTGCGTTAAAATTAATCGATCCGGAGAATCTGACCGTTTTAAATACTCAACCTATTCACACTATAAGGGTTTGGGGAGTGGGACGCGATAATGGAAG AGATTTTGCTTACGTAGCTAGGGACCGAAGTACCCGGAAACACATGTGTCACGTGTTTCGTTGCGACATGCCTGCCCGCACTATTGCCAATACTTTAAGAgacatttgtaaaaaaataatgatagaACGAAGTTTGCAACAGAATTTAGCTAAACCAATCGATATCAACGGTCGGACGTTAGCTACGCGACCTACAAACCTACCAACTGAACATCGACGATTAACTCGTAACGGCCAGTCTTTAGTTA CCCAGTCGTTTCCCACTCCTATGGAAGAACCAAAGAAAGTACTTAGGGCTCAATATTTGGGCACCACTCAAGTCTCACAAGCCACTGGAATGGAAGTTTTGAACGAGGCTATTGACAGACTTGTGGCGACTGTCCCTCCAGAGCAGTGGCAGTGTGTTAACGTAGCTGTGGCTCCGTCTATGATATCAATCCAATGTCCAAGT gaCGATAGGCTGATAGCGGAATGCCGCGTCCGCTACTTGTCCTTCTTAGGCATAggaaaaattatcaaacaCTGTGCTTTCGTAATGCATACGGCACAGGACACTTTTGTTGCACATGTGTTTTACTGCGAACCGTCTTCTGGTGCCCTTTGTAAGACAATTGAGGCGGCTTGCAAG TTGAGATACCAGAAGTGTCTCGACGCGCACCCTCAAGGTCTCGAACGAAACAATTCAAACCTCCACACTCCTGGAAAAAGTATTGGAGCGGCGTTGAAATCAATCGTTGGGTCTTTAACCGGACGGAAAAGTAGGAGTAGTGATTCTTGA
- the LOC662960 gene encoding protein Fe65 homolog isoform X3, giving the protein MLCGEFHKAPLGFYVNFASLSDSRSPYSSLLTLVQSMAALTAHAAHEEEDIFLENGLLSYENPNYHLDPTRIDDALNSNTNLYEDIYQELDDICNIGHSIKEPGRKAYAALDIGTMGVDITSGPLTNINDNKSISEKTAKNNKDNQEKGVPHIPGQLNNDLYAVPVKKKNQKCAEEIEIYSPDKESADDTDLPPGWEKHEDNDGPYYWHIKSGTIQREVPVLPESEKPKKLDSKHNINKENDVLMMTFENSIGSVTRSSTSSALDLESEDRKRKNDLTFKRRSYPSKPEQESRERPIRFAVRSLGWVEIAEEDLTPERSSKAVNKCIVDLSVGKNDLLDVVGRWGDGKDLFMDLDEGALKLIDPENLTVLNTQPIHTIRVWGVGRDNGRDFAYVARDRSTRKHMCHVFRCDMPARTIANTLRDICKKIMIERSLQQNLAKPIDINGRTLATRPTNLPTEHRRLTRNGQSLVTQSFPTPMEEPKKVLRAQYLGTTQVSQATGMEVLNEAIDRLVATVPPEQWQCVNVAVAPSMISIQCPSDDRLIAECRVRYLSFLGIGKIIKHCAFVMHTAQDTFVAHVFYCEPSSGALCKTIEAACKLRYQKCLDAHPQGLERNNSNLHTPGKSIGAALKSIVGSLTGRKSRSSDS; this is encoded by the exons ATGTTGTGTGGCGAGTTCCACAAAGCGCCTCTCGGTTTCTACGTAAATTTTGCGAGCCTTTCGGATTCCCGTAGTCCGTATTCGTCTTTGCTTACTCTAGTCCAGAGCATGGCAGCTTTAACGGCTCATGCAGCGCACGAAGAAGAGGATATATTTCTCG aAAACGGTCTTTTAAGCTACGAAAATCCAAACTATCATTTGGACCCGACGCGTATCGACGATGCTCTAAATTCAAACACGAATCTCTACGAGGATATTTATCAGGAGTTGGATGATATTTGCAATATCGGGCACAGTATCAAGGAGCCTGGGCGGAAGGCGTACGCTGCCTTGGATATCGGCACCATGGGGGTGGACATCACGAGCGGGCCCTTGACGAACATCAATGACAATAAAAG CATTAGCGAGAAGACGGCGAAGAACAACAAGGACAATCAGGAGAAGGGCGTGCCACACATACCCGGCCAGCTTAATAATGATTTATATGCCGTTCCGGTGAAGAAAAAGAATCAAAAATGTGCGGAAGAAATTGAGATATACTCGCCCGATAAAGAGAGCGCCGACGATACTGATTTACCTCCCGGCTGGGAGAAGCACGAAG ACAATGATGGCCCCTACTATTGGCACATAAAGAGCGGAACGATCCAGCGCGAGGTCCCAGTGCTACCCGAGAGcgaaaaaccgaaaaaactCGACTCGAAACACAACATTAATAAAGAAAACGATGTTTTAATGATGACTTTTGAGAACAGCATCGGCTCCGTCACCAGAAGTAGCACCAGCTCGGCCCTGGACCTCGAGTCGGAGGACCGCAAGCGGAAAAATGATCTGACTTTTAA ACGGCGAAGTTACCCTTCGAAGCCTGAGCAAGAGTCACGCGAGCGACCAATCCGATTCGCGGTTCGGTCTTTGGGCTGGGTTGAAATCGCCGAAGAGGATTTGACTCCGGAGAGGAGTAGTAAagctgtaaataaatgtattgTTGATTTATCGGTTGGAAAGAATGACCTTTTGGATGTTGTGGGCCGATGGGGAGAT GGTAAGGATTTGTTCATGGATTTGGACGAGGGTGCGTTAAAATTAATCGATCCGGAGAATCTGACCGTTTTAAATACTCAACCTATTCACACTATAAGGGTTTGGGGAGTGGGACGCGATAATGGAAG AGATTTTGCTTACGTAGCTAGGGACCGAAGTACCCGGAAACACATGTGTCACGTGTTTCGTTGCGACATGCCTGCCCGCACTATTGCCAATACTTTAAGAgacatttgtaaaaaaataatgatagaACGAAGTTTGCAACAGAATTTAGCTAAACCAATCGATATCAACGGTCGGACGTTAGCTACGCGACCTACAAACCTACCAACTGAACATCGACGATTAACTCGTAACGGCCAGTCTTTAGTTA CCCAGTCGTTTCCCACTCCTATGGAAGAACCAAAGAAAGTACTTAGGGCTCAATATTTGGGCACCACTCAAGTCTCACAAGCCACTGGAATGGAAGTTTTGAACGAGGCTATTGACAGACTTGTGGCGACTGTCCCTCCAGAGCAGTGGCAGTGTGTTAACGTAGCTGTGGCTCCGTCTATGATATCAATCCAATGTCCAAGT gaCGATAGGCTGATAGCGGAATGCCGCGTCCGCTACTTGTCCTTCTTAGGCATAggaaaaattatcaaacaCTGTGCTTTCGTAATGCATACGGCACAGGACACTTTTGTTGCACATGTGTTTTACTGCGAACCGTCTTCTGGTGCCCTTTGTAAGACAATTGAGGCGGCTTGCAAG TTGAGATACCAGAAGTGTCTCGACGCGCACCCTCAAGGTCTCGAACGAAACAATTCAAACCTCCACACTCCTGGAAAAAGTATTGGAGCGGCGTTGAAATCAATCGTTGGGTCTTTAACCGGACGGAAAAGTAGGAGTAGTGATTCTTGA
- the LOC662960 gene encoding protein Fe65 homolog isoform X2 has protein sequence MLCGEFHKAPLGFYVNFASLSDSRSPYSSLLTLVQSMAALTAHAAHEEEDIFLENGLLSYENPNYHLDPTRIDDALNSNTNLYEDIYQELDDICNIGHSIKEPGRKAYAALDIGTMGVDITSGPLTNINDNKRSNERNGNAYVMDNSEKRATRENISEKTAKNNKDNQEKGVPHIPGQLNNDLYAVPVKKKNQKCAEEIEIYSPDKESADDTDLPPGWEKHEDNDGPYYWHIKSGTIQREVPVLPESEKPKKLDSKHNINKENDVLMMTFENSIGSVTRSSTSSALDLESEDRKRKNDLTFKRRSYPSKPEQESRERPIRFAVRSLGWVEIAEEDLTPERSSKAVNKCIVDLSVGKNDLLDVVGRWGDGKDLFMDLDEGALKLIDPENLTVLNTQPIHTIRVWGVGRDNGRDFAYVARDRSTRKHMCHVFRCDMPARTIANTLRDICKKIMIERSLQQNLAKPIDINGRTLATRPTNLPTEHRRLTRNGQSLVTQSFPTPMEEPKKVLRAQYLGTTQVSQATGMEVLNEAIDRLVATVPPEQWQCVNVAVAPSMISIQCPSDDRLIAECRVRYLSFLGIGKIIKHCAFVMHTAQDTFVAHVFYCEPSSGALCKTIEAACKLRYQKCLDAHPQGLERNNSNLHTPGKSIGAALKSIVGSLTGRKSCKMA, from the exons ATGTTGTGTGGCGAGTTCCACAAAGCGCCTCTCGGTTTCTACGTAAATTTTGCGAGCCTTTCGGATTCCCGTAGTCCGTATTCGTCTTTGCTTACTCTAGTCCAGAGCATGGCAGCTTTAACGGCTCATGCAGCGCACGAAGAAGAGGATATATTTCTCG aAAACGGTCTTTTAAGCTACGAAAATCCAAACTATCATTTGGACCCGACGCGTATCGACGATGCTCTAAATTCAAACACGAATCTCTACGAGGATATTTATCAGGAGTTGGATGATATTTGCAATATCGGGCACAGTATCAAGGAGCCTGGGCGGAAGGCGTACGCTGCCTTGGATATCGGCACCATGGGGGTGGACATCACGAGCGGGCCCTTGACGAACATCAATGACAATAAAAG GAGTAATGAACGCAATGGAAATGCATACGTCATGGATAACAGCGAAAAAAGAGCAACGCGAGAAAA CATTAGCGAGAAGACGGCGAAGAACAACAAGGACAATCAGGAGAAGGGCGTGCCACACATACCCGGCCAGCTTAATAATGATTTATATGCCGTTCCGGTGAAGAAAAAGAATCAAAAATGTGCGGAAGAAATTGAGATATACTCGCCCGATAAAGAGAGCGCCGACGATACTGATTTACCTCCCGGCTGGGAGAAGCACGAAG ACAATGATGGCCCCTACTATTGGCACATAAAGAGCGGAACGATCCAGCGCGAGGTCCCAGTGCTACCCGAGAGcgaaaaaccgaaaaaactCGACTCGAAACACAACATTAATAAAGAAAACGATGTTTTAATGATGACTTTTGAGAACAGCATCGGCTCCGTCACCAGAAGTAGCACCAGCTCGGCCCTGGACCTCGAGTCGGAGGACCGCAAGCGGAAAAATGATCTGACTTTTAA ACGGCGAAGTTACCCTTCGAAGCCTGAGCAAGAGTCACGCGAGCGACCAATCCGATTCGCGGTTCGGTCTTTGGGCTGGGTTGAAATCGCCGAAGAGGATTTGACTCCGGAGAGGAGTAGTAAagctgtaaataaatgtattgTTGATTTATCGGTTGGAAAGAATGACCTTTTGGATGTTGTGGGCCGATGGGGAGAT GGTAAGGATTTGTTCATGGATTTGGACGAGGGTGCGTTAAAATTAATCGATCCGGAGAATCTGACCGTTTTAAATACTCAACCTATTCACACTATAAGGGTTTGGGGAGTGGGACGCGATAATGGAAG AGATTTTGCTTACGTAGCTAGGGACCGAAGTACCCGGAAACACATGTGTCACGTGTTTCGTTGCGACATGCCTGCCCGCACTATTGCCAATACTTTAAGAgacatttgtaaaaaaataatgatagaACGAAGTTTGCAACAGAATTTAGCTAAACCAATCGATATCAACGGTCGGACGTTAGCTACGCGACCTACAAACCTACCAACTGAACATCGACGATTAACTCGTAACGGCCAGTCTTTAGTTA CCCAGTCGTTTCCCACTCCTATGGAAGAACCAAAGAAAGTACTTAGGGCTCAATATTTGGGCACCACTCAAGTCTCACAAGCCACTGGAATGGAAGTTTTGAACGAGGCTATTGACAGACTTGTGGCGACTGTCCCTCCAGAGCAGTGGCAGTGTGTTAACGTAGCTGTGGCTCCGTCTATGATATCAATCCAATGTCCAAGT gaCGATAGGCTGATAGCGGAATGCCGCGTCCGCTACTTGTCCTTCTTAGGCATAggaaaaattatcaaacaCTGTGCTTTCGTAATGCATACGGCACAGGACACTTTTGTTGCACATGTGTTTTACTGCGAACCGTCTTCTGGTGCCCTTTGTAAGACAATTGAGGCGGCTTGCAAG TTGAGATACCAGAAGTGTCTCGACGCGCACCCTCAAGGTCTCGAACGAAACAATTCAAACCTCCACACTCCTGGAAAAAGTATTGGAGCGGCGTTGAAATCAATCGTTGGGTCTTTAACCGGACGGAAAA GTTGTAAGATGGCTTAG